From Nicotiana tabacum cultivar K326 chromosome 22, ASM71507v2, whole genome shotgun sequence, one genomic window encodes:
- the LOC107831581 gene encoding serine/threonine-protein kinase-like protein CCR1 translates to MTNRCLTRQGSENPNPGPLFNTSLLNEPDLVKRVNAATIIHTNSREFEMELEILCSVRHSSIVNLLGYCAEMGEQILVYELMPHRTLYDHLHGGLSCLRWNLRLKIAMQAAKGLEYLHKEVSPPIVHRDVKCSNILLDADWGARIVDFGLLTPNKKDLNGDVTTDVYNFGIVLLEILSGRKAYNRDCTPSSIIIC, encoded by the coding sequence ATGACCAATAGATGTCTTACACGTCAAGGGAGCGAAAACCCTAACCCTGGTCCCCTCTTTAATACAAGCCTTTTGAATGAGCCTGATTTGGTAAAGAGAGTCAATGCTGCTACGATTATACACACCAACAGCCGAGAATTTGAGATGGAGCTAGAGATCCTCTGCAGTGTTCGCCACAGCAGTATAGTTAATTTGTTAGGTTATTGTGCAGAAATGGGGGAGCAGATTCTTGTTTACGAACTCATGCCTCACAGAACGCTTTACGACCATCTCCACGGCGGTCTTTCTTGTCTGAGATGGAACCTTAGGCTGAAGATTGCGATGCAGGCTGCAAAGGGGCTCGAGTACCTTCACAAGGAAGTTTCTCCTCCTATTGTGCACCGTGATGTGAAGTGTTCGAACATTCTGTTGGACGCTGATTGGGGAGCTCGTATTGTAGATTTTGGATTGCTTACACCTAATAAGAAGGATCTTAACGGAGATGTGACAACTGATGTCTATAACTTTGGGATCGTGCTGCTAGAGATTCTTAGTGGAAGAAAAGCTTATAACCGGGATTGTACACCTTCAAGTATTATTATCTGTTAA